A single region of the Salvelinus sp. IW2-2015 linkage group LG20, ASM291031v2, whole genome shotgun sequence genome encodes:
- the LOC111980145 gene encoding exocyst complex component 7-like, with amino-acid sequence MSKDGTVHEFNSNTILFLQQLLSFADVVRSILYPHDVDNDTVTMEVSSSVQVDVQHDTGKVLEHLQYNLQSKAKVYEDHALGAIFLLNNYNYILKSMKKSSLFEVVKTRGRDPEVEYGELIEQQKQAYQHSWLKVTECLTEKNLPTFKPGDKLKEKDCQVIKDKFKSFNEGLEELYKLRRRGPSQTESSARPSKLKNN; translated from the exons ATGTCCAAGGATGGAACGGTTCATGAATTCAACAGCAAT ACAATTCTATTCCTTCAGCAGTTGCTGTCCTTTGCAGATGTTGTTCGGTCCATCCTTTATCCTCATGATGTAGACAATGACACAGTAACTATGGAGGTGTCCAGTAGTGTTCAGGTGGACGTTCAACATGACACTG GTAAGGTGCTGGAGCATCTCCAGTACAACCTACAGAGTAAGGCCAAGGTGTACGAGGACCACGCTCTCGGGGCCATCTTCCTCCtcaacaactacaactacatcCTCAAGTCAATGAAGAA GTCATCTCTGTTTGAAGTGGTTAAAACCAGRGGCAGGGATCCGGAGGTTGAGTACGGGGAACTGATTGAGCAACAGAAGCAGGCGTACCAGCACAG TTGGTTGAAGGTGACCGAGTGCCTGACTGAAAAGAATCTGCCCACCTTTAAGCCAGGTGACAAG TTGAAAGAAAAAGACTGTCAGGTGATTAAAGACAAGTTCAAG AGCTTCAACGAGGGCCTGGAGGAACTGTATAAGCTCAGAAGGCGTGGGCCATCCCAGACAGAGAGCAGCGCCAGGCCATCT